One genomic window of Solanum dulcamara chromosome 12, daSolDulc1.2, whole genome shotgun sequence includes the following:
- the LOC129876704 gene encoding uncharacterized protein LOC129876704, whose amino-acid sequence MALKVVVVLFLAMLVFTDHKSVAGQFCLIECIVKSKNPASFINCVVQCDVPCALQCITKFEASGNIEGLFLCVSGCIVPFKTISDEVATLNPTTTVCNIGCSLGICSKYLNDLNDKFGPCMTSCKENHCIGGKIALQEA is encoded by the exons ATGGCATTGAAAGTTGTTGTAGTGTTGTTCCTTGCAATGCTTGTTTTCACAGATCATAAGTCTGTGGCTGGCCAATTTTGTTTGATCGAATGTATTGTAAAATCCAAAAATCCTGCAAGCTTTATTAATTGCGTCGTTCAGTGTGACGTACCATGTGCGCTACAATGTATAACAAAATTTGAAGCTTCAGGTAATATTGAGGGCTTATTTTTGTGTGTCAGCGGTTGCATTGTGCCATTTAAAACAATTTCTGATGAAGTTGCAACTCTAAACCCTACTACAACTGTTTGTAACATTGGATGTTCTCTTGGCATTTGTTCCAAATACCTCAACG ATCTTAATGACAAGTTTGGACCTTGCATGACAAGCTGCAAAGAGAACCATTGTATTGGTGGCAAAATTGCTCTTCAGGAAGCTTAA
- the LOC129876419 gene encoding uncharacterized protein LOC129876419: MAFKVVLVLFLAMLLLTDQNNAETVGDFQTCMVDCLKRCGISITCTGLCLPHCALSESIDTTDKEKTRNHVCNVGCSLGHCYKFLIKYDKDKFGNCMNGCSENYCIGNIALKKA; this comes from the exons ATGGCATTTAAAGTTGTATTGGTTTTGTTTCTTGCAATGCTTTTGCTTACTGATCAGAACAACGCTGAGACCGTTGGAGACTTTCAAACATGCATGGTCGATTGTCTTAAAAGGTGCGGTATTAGCATAACTTGTACTGGTTTATGCCTTCCCCATTGCGCTCTAAGTGAATCAATTGATACTACTGATAAGGAAAAAACTCGAAATCACGTTTGTAATGTTGGATGTTCTTTAGGTCACTGTTACAAATTTCTTATCAAATATG ATAAGGACAAGTTTGGAAATTGCATGAACGGCTGCAGTGAAAACTATTGCATTGGCAATATTGCTCTAAAGAAAGCTTAA